One window of the Vigna radiata var. radiata cultivar VC1973A unplaced genomic scaffold, Vradiata_ver6 scaffold_545, whole genome shotgun sequence genome contains the following:
- the LOC111240954 gene encoding uncharacterized protein LOC111240954, translating into MTLGSRRPRTAGSKRKEIEQLYSHQFKTPAHARYFSIVEGKKLLMECKVRLITASAPQFGREITNRGWLNLTTYPASANPAIVKEFYTNARALGGEPETYSSYLRGRRIPFDANTINTFLGTDWEGGRCQYEQTIIEGVDYEDVVRTLCLPRERFELSRVGVPTHLKRSFLIPMARYWMTFTQANILPCLHVSDITSLGATFLFCVMSGRGVNIGSVIADEIRSCTRNLHTRTPLGHPS; encoded by the coding sequence ATGACGTTAGGCTCTAGGAGACCAAGGACTGCAGGTAGCAAAAGAAAGGAGATTGAGCAGTTATATTCCCACCAGTTCAAGACACCGGCCCATGCAAGATATTTCTCAATAGTTGAGGGGAAGAAGCTGCTCATGGAATGCAAGGTGAGGCTGATCACAGCCTCAGCCCCTCAGTTTGGAAGGGAGATCACCAACAGAGGATGGCTGAACCTAACCACCTACCCTGCCTCAGCCAACCCTGCCATTGTGAAAGAATTCTACACTAATGCTAGGGCGTTGGGTGGTGAACCAGAGACATACTCCAGCTATTTGAGGGGCCGAAGGATCCCCTTTGATGCCAACACTATCAACACCTTTTTGGGCACTGATTGGGAAGGAGGAAGGTGCCAATATGAGCAGACCATAATTGAGGGAGTTGATTATGAGGATGTGGTGAGGACTCTATGCCTACCTAGGGAACGCTTTGAGCTGAGTAGAGTTGGAGTACCGACCCACCTCAAGAGGTCATTCTTGATTCCAATGGCTAGGTATTGGATGACTTTCACCCAGGCCAACATCCTCCCCTGCTTGCATGTGTCTGACATCACCAGCCTGGGGGCTACATTCCTGTTCTGTGTCATGAGTGGACGTGGTGTCAACATAGGATCAGTCATTGCTGATGAGATTAGGAGCTGCACCCGCAACTTGCATACTAGAACCCCATTGGGGCACCCCTCCTGA